The sequence TTGTGTGGGCCGCTACCGGAAAGTTAATCGCGGAGTCTGATCTGGCCGGGCGGCTGGGCACCACGACGGACGGGACGAGCAACATTGATGCTTTCCCCCGCGTGCTGAACAACCTGGTGCCGGGCGCGGATTACCGCAGCGTGTGGATGCCGAATGATCCCCCGACAGGGGATCAGAAGGAGCGCATGTGGCGGGATATCAAGAACTCGATTGACGCGGGGTTCGGTGTGGTTGGCAACCTTGTCGCGCCACCGTCGAACTACCCGCGTGCTGTGGCCCCGTCCGACATCGACCCGGCTTACGGCGGCGGTGTGGTGTACCACTACATCGCGCTGATGGGCTACGGGGAGGACGGAGGGGGCCGACGAATCTGGGTCGCCGATAGTGGCTTCAGGCCCTACGGCTACTGGATCAGCTTCGACCAGCTCGCCACGCTGCTACCCCCAATGGGGTACGTGGCCGCTTTCGCGCCAGCTAAGGCGCTACCACAAGATCAAGGGGGAGACGTGACCAGAGAACAAGCAGACCAGATCCTACGGATGCTGGAGGCCATACTCATCCAGCTCGCGGGGGACCCGCAGAAGAACGGCGGTAAGCCGTTCGGCGGGTGGCCGCAGGGCGGGGGCCGCACCATGTACGACCTCCTCGCCGCAACTGCATCCGTCGCTGGAGTGAAGAACGCTAAAGACATCAAGGGGGAGAAGTAATGAAGAAGAATTTCGCAGCGCCGTGGTTCATCCGCCGCGCACTGTACCTGGTGGTCGGTGCCGTCCTGCTGGGGCTGGCAGCTTTCGGGGTCATCAGCGAGGCGCAGATCGACTCGATCAGCGCGCAGGTGACTGGCATTGTCGGCCCTCTGCTGGGTGCACTGGTGTCTGGCTGGGCCGCGTCCAAGACACATGAGGGGTCCGACTCTACTGTGACCGTGGATGATGTTGAGCGGGCTGCTAATGCGAACATCACTGACAAGGTGATTGATGTGATTGCGCAGATCGACACTGCCACGGGTGGGAAGCACGCCGCTGAGGTCGCTTCCTACCGCGATATTTTCAGGGGGTAAGTTATGCACGGTCGGGAGCGATGGTCGCCCGGTATCCCGTCTAACGTCTCCCGGCTGATAATCCTCGCGCTGGCTATCCAGGCAGTGATTCGCGGATTCGATTACCTGCTGGGGGACAGGACTACTACGACCTCGGCGCTGGCCGTGGCTGAGGAAGCACTGCCGCTCCCCGTGTGGGGTGCGATCTTCATCGTAGGCGGTTCGCTGGTGCTCGTTGGTCTGCGTGTCCGAAGGGCGGGGTGGATCGTTTCTGGGTCTGTCTGGCTTTTCGCCGCGTATGGGGCAGTCGGGTGGTCGCTTGTTCTGCGCATCTTCGAGCAGGCAACCTCGTGGGGCCTGTTTTGGGGGGTGTTTTCCCACCCGCATCTGACTTTGCAGTGGGCCTCGCAGTCTGCGGAGGCTTTCCCTCTCGATGGGTGGCGTGTGCCGTCTAGCTTCTTCGCGGCGATGGTGATGTGGGCCGCTATCGGGTGGGGTACGCAGATCAGTTCTAGGGCGTGGGAGGTGACGCATGGATCCGATCATCGCGCTGCTTCCTAAGGGTGGCGGCTGGTCTGTTGTCGCGGTGTTGCTGATGCTGACGTTCGGTTCGCAGCAGATTTTCTCGAAGGAGGGCGCGGGCCGGTTCTGGCTGTTCGGGCGTATCGCGGACAAGATCGCGCACCGCAAGGAGCATGCCATTGAGCGGGAGGCGACGATTGAGCGCACTAGGTCTGATTACTTGGAGCGGATGATTGGCGATATTCGCCGTGACCTGGATGATGAGCGTGAGCGTTCTCGGTGTGCCGAGAAGCAGTTGCGCTCTGATCTGGATGATGCGTGGGGGTATGTGCGTTACGCCACGGATTGGTCGCGGGCTGTGTTGCAGATGAGTGTGGAGCATGGGTGGAGGCCGCCGTTGCCGGAGTGGTTGACTCCGGATCAGTGGCGGTCGCGTAAGAGGTAATTTGTTTGGCTTGCCGTTGTTGCGGTGGGTTCCCTCGCTGGGGTTTGTTCCCTGGCGGGGGTCTTTTTTTGTGCCTGTTTTCTGGCGCGAACGAGTGTTCTGATTGCTGGGGGCGTTTCGCCTCTTAATCGCACGACATCCGCACGACATCCGCACGACAATTGGGGGTAAAACAGGGGCAATTGGAAGCAGTTAGCGCATGTGATACACCGATCCGAAACGCCCCATGAGCTGCTAAAACGCCTGGTCGGTAGCATGGCAGAAAAAAGTGCCCCAGAGAGGAATCGAACCTCCGACACCGGCTTTAGGAGAGCCGTGCTCTATCCACTGAGCTACTAGGGCCGCCGCGCGCCGACACTCGCATCCGCCGCGCTCACCGGCAGATTCTACAAGGGCGCCCACGCCGCCGATCGATAAGGTGCACACAGGGGGGTCATCTGGCCCCGGCGGATTATTCTCGGCATTGTTGTGGACGTCCCGTGAGCGCGCTGTCTTTGACGTCCCAGAGTGGGGGTGGGGCACTGGGGCTGTCGTTCGGGTGCGCGCTGCTCCGGGCGTCCGGAATGCTGACCGGCGCCGGATCCGTTAACGGGAACGACGCGAAATCCACCCCGGAGAAGATCGCGGTCTTGGAACCGGACGCGGCCGGGGAAAACACAATTGGAAGGAAGGTCGGCAGCAACCCGCCCCATAAGGAGACCACCGCGCCCGAGTTTTTTTATCCGCTTCCGGTACGGTTTGACCCGCTTCCAGTACAGCGAGGACAACATGGTCGGCACAGGCGCGGAGGCGGCGAGTGCGAAGGCCAGAGATACCGGGACTGCAACGTTCTACTCCATCGCGCCAATGCCCAGCGCAATCGCGACGCCCTCGATCTCCACGACCGTGATTCGCAGAACGCGGACCTGCTGTTCCTCCGTGGCATGGCCTCTCTGACGACGGGATTATTGACGTCCTAAGCCATCGACGCAGAAGCGTTGTTGGCTAAACCGGCGACCACTGCCAGGACCGTGCCGAAGGCGACTGCGGCGATCATGGCCACCAAGATGGGCCCAGCGACCCCCGAGGCGAGCAGAGGGGCCGCGGTGTTTGCCCCACCGCCTCTGGCCCGTCACCGACCCCGCCGGGTCCTTTCGACGATGCGGAAGCGCAGGCCCGGGCCCGCATCGATCGCGTGCCCCCGCTCAGATGTCCGCCACGGCCCCGCGGCACAGTCGAACATCGCATCCGAAATCTCCGGCGCGTACACCCCGAAACTTTCCGGCGCTTCCATGTCTACTTCGGTCACCACAATGCGGTCCGCGATTGACATGCATTGGGCATACACTTGCCCGCCGCCCAATATCCACACCATGGGTTGTTTCCCCTTGGCCGGTCCATCCTCATTCTGGGCGCGGATAGCCAATTGCGACGCGGCGTTGATGGCGTCCGGAATAGAGGAAAAGACGTCAGCGCCCGGCGCCTCAAAATCTTCCCGCCGAGTGATGACGAAGTTGTCGCGCCCGGGGAGGGGTTGGAATTGCTCGCCGAGGGCCTCCCATGACGTGCGTCCCATGACGACGGGATAGCCAATGGTAGACCGTTTAAAGTGCTCAAGGTCTTCCGGAAGATACCACGGCATATCGGTGCCATCGCCGATCACGCCGGCTGTTGTCTGGGCCCATATCATCGCAATCTCTACGCCGCCGGGAATGCCCAGTGTTCTGAGCTGTTCCTTGGATAGTTCGGGGTATTCCCCGTCGCGATAACCGGTCGGTCGGTTGACGCTGCTCATGTCCGGTGATTCTCCTATGTGCTGAGGTTAAACGGCGACCTGGGCGCGAATCGCGGGGTGGGGATCGTATCCCTCGAACTCCACATCATCGAGGTCGTAGCTGAACATATCCGCCGCTTTCCGTAGTTTCAGTTGCGGATAGGGCCTGGGGTGCCGGGATAGCTGCAGCTTGACCTGATCGACATGATTGTCGTAGATGTGGCAGTCACCGCCCGTCCAAATAAATTCGCCCACGTCTAGACTGGCCTGCTGTGCGAACATGTGCGTGAGCAAAGAATAACTGGCGATGTTAAACGGCACGCCGAGGAACATATCGGCACTGCGCTGGTAGAGCTGGCAGCTCAATTTCCCTTCCGCCACATATAGCTGGAATAGCAGGTGGCAAGGAGGGAGCGCCATATTGTGAAGTTCGCTGACGTTCCATGCAGTCACGATATTGCGCCGCGAATCGGGGTCGCTCTTCAGCAGGTCTAATGCCCCTTGAATCTGGTCGATGTGCTGGCCGTCCGGAGTCGGCCAACTGCGCCACTGTACGCCGTAAATGGGGCCGAGATCCCCATTCTCGTCTGCCCACTCATTCCATATTCGTATCCCACGTTCCTGCAACCACGTGACGTTGGAATCACCGCGGAGGAACCACAACAATTCGCCCACAACGGAGCGGATATGTACAGACTTAGTGGTGATCAACGGAAAGGAATCGCCCAAGTTAAAGCGAATCTGCTGGGCAAACAGCGAGCGAGTGCCCGTGCCAGTCCGGTCCTGTTTCTTCGTGCCATGCTGCAGAATTGTCCGTAGCAGGTCCTCATAAGGGGTCTGGACGCCATCTACCGCGCGCAAGCCAGCTTGGCCAGATGCTTCGTTCATGGGTGCCAGAGTAGTGCCCCGGTGTGGGCCGTCCACAGCGGCGGTGCGACTGGCTCTGTCCGACCGTTGAATCGGGAGAAGGCGGCGATCCGCTCAGCAAACCCCGGTGCGGCGATCCGCTCAGCCAACCCCGGCGCGGCGATCCGCACATCCCACCCCGGCGCTCAGAGGGAGAAGCCCCCGTGCTCGTCGTGGAATTTCTTCGCGCTGGCCAGGATCTTGTCTTTGACGTCCGGGCGGCACACCAGCATGTCCGGCAGGTAGGTGGACTCGTGGTTGTAGGTTAAGTCCGTGCCGTCGAGTCGGCTGGTGTGTAGACCAGCAGCTCGGGCCACACCCGCTGGGGCGGCGTTGTCCCACTCGTACTGCCCTCCGGCGTGTACGTAGGCGTCGTTGTCGCCGAGGACAACAGAGATGACTTTGGCGCCGCAGGAGCCCATG comes from Corynebacterium heidelbergense and encodes:
- a CDS encoding C39 family peptidase, whose product is MDARTLGEAMGWALSEERYRQLLPAYERFMAAAQINTPARAAMAAAQLGHESVGLKYQNEIADGSAYEGRADLGNMNPGDGRRFKGHGWVQVTGRHNHAAASRWAHERGLCPSPTFFVDNPEALGSDEYCWVGPAYYWDTHPNLNVCADNGWVWDATRIINGGTNGIDDRISRYERCKALGTRLMPGEVKTVEKVLPYSRDQVTQDTGYWCGPASTQTIVWAATGKLIAESDLAGRLGTTTDGTSNIDAFPRVLNNLVPGADYRSVWMPNDPPTGDQKERMWRDIKNSIDAGFGVVGNLVAPPSNYPRAVAPSDIDPAYGGGVVYHYIALMGYGEDGGGRRIWVADSGFRPYGYWISFDQLATLLPPMGYVAAFAPAKALPQDQGGDVTREQADQILRMLEAILIQLAGDPQKNGGKPFGGWPQGGGRTMYDLLAATASVAGVKNAKDIKGEK
- a CDS encoding thymidylate synthase, which gives rise to MNEASGQAGLRAVDGVQTPYEDLLRTILQHGTKKQDRTGTGTRSLFAQQIRFNLGDSFPLITTKSVHIRSVVGELLWFLRGDSNVTWLQERGIRIWNEWADENGDLGPIYGVQWRSWPTPDGQHIDQIQGALDLLKSDPDSRRNIVTAWNVSELHNMALPPCHLLFQLYVAEGKLSCQLYQRSADMFLGVPFNIASYSLLTHMFAQQASLDVGEFIWTGGDCHIYDNHVDQVKLQLSRHPRPYPQLKLRKAADMFSYDLDDVEFEGYDPHPAIRAQVAV
- a CDS encoding dihydrofolate reductase produces the protein MSSVNRPTGYRDGEYPELSKEQLRTLGIPGGVEIAMIWAQTTAGVIGDGTDMPWYLPEDLEHFKRSTIGYPVVMGRTSWEALGEQFQPLPGRDNFVITRREDFEAPGADVFSSIPDAINAASQLAIRAQNEDGPAKGKQPMVWILGGGQVYAQCMSIADRIVVTEVDMEAPESFGVYAPEISDAMFDCAAGPWRTSERGHAIDAGPGLRFRIVERTRRGR